Below is a genomic region from Bacteroidia bacterium.
ACAAATCCAACAATACCAAAAAGGTAGTGATATACATGATCTTTATTGGACCTAATAAAAACAAATGAATAATTTCATGCGGATTCAATATGGTCATACAAACCAAACAGCCCATCACACAGGCAGAACTTCCAATTCCAAATCCATGAGCATCCGTGAGTCCAAGTTGTAAGAACAAGTTTCCTAAAACAACATATCCAACCCCTCCTGCAATACCTGATAAAAAATAAATTCGGTAAAAGATGGCATTGGATGTAAGAAAAAACAACCTTCTTCCGGCAAAACTCAATAATAACATATTAGAAAAGATATGGAGTAAATCCGAATGAACAAACATATGTGTCAGAAGACTCCAAGGATGGAATAACAAAACCTGAGGGTCCGAAGGCAAACCCAGGTAATAGGTCGCCATTGAATCAAATGATTCTTTGGTTATGGTCTGATATACCAACCCAACCAATAACAGAATTATAAAAACTGCTACATTTAAAATAATGAGTTTAACATAGGCTTCCCCGTTTCTCCAATTACTCAAAATATCGTTCTTAACGTCCTGAATCATGCTTTGTCCATTAATATTAAGATCTTCTTTGCCAACTTTTTATAAGCAAAAAACCAAAAAGCATCCCTCCCAAATGGGCAAAATGGGCCACATTACTGGTAGGATCATTCATTAAACCATTATACAATTCCATGGCGCCGTATAGCACTACCAAATATTTAGCCGGCATTGGAAAAAGAATAAAAAATACGATTTGATCAGGAAACATCATTCCAAAGGCGAGTAATACTCCAAAAACGGCTCCTGAGGCACCAACCATTGGCAAATCTCTCTTCACCTGAACTACAGCTTCTACCAATTCAATAGCCTTACGTTCTATTCCAATAGGGGAAGAATGGTCCCAAACCTGAATCATTTCTTTGAAGTAGGAATCCAGATTAGGATTACTATAGTTGTGATAGAAATCCATTAAACCTTCCACTGTGGGGCTTTCGGCAAATAATGCGGCTGCATTTGCCATAGAATGATACTCCCAACTTGAATACATCAAATGAATATAAGCTGCACCTAAACCGGTAACCAAGTAATAAACCAGAAACCTTCTTCCACCCCAAAAATTCTCGATTACAGCACCAAACATCCACAACGACAACATATTCAATGCTATGTGCAAAAAGCCTCCATGCATAAAGAAATGAGTCACCAATTGATACGGTTTGAAATAAGGCGAATCAATGTTGTGAAGTCCTAAAATTTGATTCAAATTGATATTCAAAAACGCAGAACAAAACTCTGTAATTAAATACATGATTCCATTCAAAAGAATCAAATTTTTCACAACCGGTGGAAAGGTTTCAAACCGGTTGGGTTGGTAGTTGGAATTGTTCCTGTTAAACATAGAAATAGGGTTATAAACCCAACTTTTCGAGGCTGTAATGTGGTCTGATTAACTCAGCCAATTCGCTTAGCATCATAGCTGTTGCGCCCCACACCACCTGGCCTTCAATATCAAAATAAGGTGCATCAATGGTTAGACTTTCATTGATTTTCACCTGGGTTTGTTTCTTAAACTTATCGTCCAAAAGCAAGGCCAAATCGGCTTCCAAAATCCGCTCAACTTCCCTGCGATTAGGCTGAAATTCAGGTTTCTCTTGCACAATTCCCACATAAGGTGTAACAATAAAATTGCTAGCGGGGATATACAATTCTGTTAGTCCACCAATTACCTCAATATCGTAATCCGGAACCCCAACCTCTTCCCAGGTTTCCCTTAAAGCAGTTTTGATCAGATTTTCATCACTTTCTTCTCTTTTTCCTCCCGGAAAACTAACCTGTCCGCTGTGAACACCTTTGTAACTAGTTCTTAAAGTAAGCACCGTATGAATCACATCCTCTATCGGATACAACAATACCATTACACTTCCCTGTCTGGCTTTTGGCCGATATTGTTCGATATAGTCAGGGGGGAAACGCAAAGAGGAAGCCATCTTAAACTGGGCTTCAACTCCTGGAAGTTTGTTCTTCAATCCTTCCTTTAATAGGGCAATTTCACTGAATTTCATAAATCCTCGGCAAACATAGAGTTATTTCTACAATCGATGAACAAAGCAAATCAAAAAATACTTTAAACACAAATTAATAACCAGTAAATTTCCCTATTGCATTGCCCAACTCCCTTCATTTTATCTGCTTGCTTGGGGTAAACCAATGCATTTCTACTTAACCCTGATTTCATTATGCTACAAGGCCAAAATGAAATTTCAATCTTTTTCATCAAACCTTTTATAATCCACTAAAACACCATGTCCGAATGAATCTTTCGCCTGTCGGGTTATTTGTCACATCGTTTTAACCCAAATTCCGCAATGGGGTTCTATTACGGCTTCCAACTACTTCAAATACAAGGATTTCAGACCAATTTTTGACTTTAAAATTATTCACAACTTTGAAGTCAAAAATCAACTTGAAACCCCTGTCATTCTTGCATTTGAAAGCCTTATCACGATTTCTAATGCAGATTTGGGTTTAAATGTCAATTTCAGGATTAAGAAATTCTCTTACTTTTGCCTCCACCATATCCTTCTTGTTGGAACCCCACAGTATACTCACCTTAAACATCCTCTTATCACTTTCCGGAGGCCTATCCTCTTCCTTATTGGTTAGTTTAATTGCTATAAGCATTTTGTTGCTTTTCTCAGCCATGTTTTCAGGCTCAGAAAATGCCTATTTCTCACTCAGCAATTATGAAATAGACGAGTTTAAATCCAGCTTATCAGCCAGCGAAAGACTTGCAGCCCTCCATTTAGACAATCCCCGAAAGTTATTGGCAACCTTATTAATTGCTAATAATTTTGTAAATATTGGCATAGTTATCCTGTCTACCATAATTACCGAAGAACTCATGGACCCCGTTTTTGCCAAATCATTTTGGGGTTGGTTTATTCAGGTAGTGGTTGTCACCTTTGTTATACTAATGTTGGGTGAGGTTATTCCCAAGGTTTATTCTACCCAAAAACCTAAAGAAGTAGCAGGCTTAATGGCTTATCCACTGTTAATTGCCTCTAAACTTTTTGCTCCTATCAGTTTTATCCTTTTGCTTACCAGCAATTTTATTGACAAGCGAATTAAGGTTAAAGGTCATTCTGTTTCGGTGGGCGATTTAACCCATGCCCTCGATATCACCAAACATGAAACTGCGGCCAATGCCGAAGACCAAAAAATCTTAAAAGGCATTGTGGAATTTGGGAATACTGACGTTAAGCAAATTATGAAGCCTCGCATGGATGTTAAGGCCTTGGATGATGCTTGGTCCAATGAAAAGGTGATGGCTTACATTCTTGATGCCGGTTATTCCAGAATGCCGGTTTACCATGACTCCATTGATAATG
It encodes:
- a CDS encoding rhomboid family intramembrane serine protease, whose product is MIQDVKNDILSNWRNGEAYVKLIILNVAVFIILLLVGLVYQTITKESFDSMATYYLGLPSDPQVLLFHPWSLLTHMFVHSDLLHIFSNMLLLSFAGRRLFFLTSNAIFYRIYFLSGIAGGVGYVVLGNLFLQLGLTDAHGFGIGSSACVMGCLVCMTILNPHEIIHLFLLGPIKIMYITTFLVLLDLLYLYAGNTGGHLAHLAGTGLGWWYGLQMKKGSYPGSWVNSIFSFFTFTSKPKMKVSHRRPMTDEEYNERKISSQKEIDAILDKISRSGYDSLSTKEKDILHKASHK
- a CDS encoding rhomboid family intramembrane serine protease; this encodes MFNRNNSNYQPNRFETFPPVVKNLILLNGIMYLITEFCSAFLNINLNQILGLHNIDSPYFKPYQLVTHFFMHGGFLHIALNMLSLWMFGAVIENFWGGRRFLVYYLVTGLGAAYIHLMYSSWEYHSMANAAALFAESPTVEGLMDFYHNYSNPNLDSYFKEMIQVWDHSSPIGIERKAIELVEAVVQVKRDLPMVGASGAVFGVLLAFGMMFPDQIVFFILFPMPAKYLVVLYGAMELYNGLMNDPTSNVAHFAHLGGMLFGFLLIKSWQRRS
- a CDS encoding CoA pyrophosphatase, producing MKFSEIALLKEGLKNKLPGVEAQFKMASSLRFPPDYIEQYRPKARQGSVMVLLYPIEDVIHTVLTLRTSYKGVHSGQVSFPGGKREESDENLIKTALRETWEEVGVPDYDIEVIGGLTELYIPASNFIVTPYVGIVQEKPEFQPNRREVERILEADLALLLDDKFKKQTQVKINESLTIDAPYFDIEGQVVWGATAMMLSELAELIRPHYSLEKLGL
- the gldE gene encoding gliding motility-associated protein GldE, which produces MSISGLRNSLTFASTISFLLEPHSILTLNILLSLSGGLSSSLLVSLIAISILLLFSAMFSGSENAYFSLSNYEIDEFKSSLSASERLAALHLDNPRKLLATLLIANNFVNIGIVILSTIITEELMDPVFAKSFWGWFIQVVVVTFVILMLGEVIPKVYSTQKPKEVAGLMAYPLLIASKLFAPISFILLLTSNFIDKRIKVKGHSVSVGDLTHALDITKHETAANAEDQKILKGIVEFGNTDVKQIMKPRMDVKALDDAWSNEKVMAYILDAGYSRMPVYHDSIDNVIGILYIKDLLAFLNKSESLDWKSLIRPHFAVPESKKIDDLLKEFQHRKMHLALVVDEFGGLSGIVTLEDVMEEVVGDINDEFDDDEVFYSKLDDFNFVFEGKIALTNFYRILNLEPTPFEDRKGESDSLAGFILELEGKIPRKNQKINFNGLLFTIEAADNKRIKRVKVTLPKEDIS